A portion of the Pseudomonas synxantha BG33R genome contains these proteins:
- the mltF gene encoding membrane-bound lytic murein transglycosylase MltF has translation MFSPTVLRPRWVKWLIATLLFLTLSACVDKPSTLERIKEDGVLRVVTRNSPATYFQDRNGETGFEYELVKRFADELGVKLEIETADNLDDLFGQLGKPNGPVLAAAGLVSSEQRQQQVRFSHPYLEVTPQIIYRNGQSRPTNAADLAGKKIMVLKGSTHAEQLAALKKQNPAIEYEESDAVEVVDLLRMVDEGQIDLTLVDSNEVAMNQVYFPNVRVAFDLGNASNQSWAVAAGDDNSLLNEINSYLDKVEKNGTLQRLKDRYYGHVDVLGYVGAYTFAQHLQQRLPKYEKHFRAYAKAEKVDWRLLAAIGYQESLWQPTVTSKTGVRGLMMLTQNTAQAMGVSNRLDPKQSIMGGAKYLARIKDELDDKIAEPDRTWFALAAYNVGTGHLDDARILAKKEGLNPNKWLDVKKMLPRLSQKQWYSKTRYGYARGGEPVHFVANIRRYYDILTWVTQPQLEGNQVVEGNLHVPGVDKTKPPQDSPQL, from the coding sequence ATGTTCTCCCCAACTGTTTTGCGCCCGCGATGGGTCAAATGGCTCATCGCCACCCTGCTCTTCCTGACGCTCAGTGCCTGTGTTGATAAGCCCAGCACGCTTGAGCGAATCAAGGAGGATGGCGTATTGCGGGTGGTCACCCGGAACAGTCCGGCCACGTATTTCCAGGACCGTAACGGTGAGACCGGGTTCGAATATGAACTGGTCAAGCGTTTTGCCGACGAGCTGGGCGTGAAGCTGGAAATCGAGACCGCCGACAACCTCGATGACCTGTTCGGTCAGTTGGGCAAACCCAACGGCCCGGTTCTGGCCGCCGCCGGCCTGGTCAGCAGCGAGCAGCGCCAGCAGCAGGTGCGTTTTTCCCACCCGTACCTGGAAGTGACCCCGCAGATCATCTATCGCAACGGCCAATCGCGCCCCACCAATGCAGCCGATCTGGCGGGCAAGAAGATCATGGTGCTCAAGGGCAGCACTCACGCCGAACAGCTTGCGGCGCTGAAGAAGCAGAACCCTGCAATCGAATACGAAGAATCCGACGCCGTTGAAGTAGTCGACCTGCTGCGCATGGTTGACGAAGGGCAGATCGACCTGACCCTGGTGGACTCCAACGAAGTCGCCATGAACCAGGTGTACTTTCCCAATGTGCGCGTGGCGTTCGACCTCGGCAATGCCAGCAACCAAAGCTGGGCCGTGGCGGCAGGCGACGACAACAGCCTGCTCAACGAAATCAACAGCTACCTGGACAAGGTCGAGAAGAACGGCACGTTGCAGCGTCTGAAAGACCGCTATTACGGACATGTCGACGTACTCGGCTATGTGGGCGCCTATACCTTTGCCCAGCATCTGCAACAACGCCTGCCCAAGTACGAGAAGCACTTTCGTGCCTATGCCAAGGCAGAAAAAGTCGATTGGCGGCTGCTGGCAGCCATCGGCTACCAGGAATCGCTGTGGCAACCGACGGTCACCTCCAAGACCGGCGTGCGCGGCCTGATGATGCTGACCCAGAACACCGCCCAAGCCATGGGCGTGTCCAACCGCCTGGACCCCAAGCAGAGCATCATGGGTGGCGCCAAGTACCTGGCCAGGATCAAGGATGAGCTGGACGACAAGATCGCCGAGCCCGACCGCACCTGGTTTGCCCTCGCCGCCTATAACGTCGGCACCGGTCATCTGGACGATGCACGTATCCTGGCCAAGAAAGAAGGCCTGAACCCGAACAAGTGGCTGGACGTGAAGAAGATGCTGCCGCGCTTGTCGCAGAAGCAGTGGTACAGCAAGACCCGCTATGGTTATGCGCGTGGCGGCGAGCCGGTGCATTTTGTGGCGAACATCCGGCGTTACTACGACATTCTTACCTGGGTGACCCAGCCGCAGCTGGAAGGCAACCAGGTGGTGGAAGGCAACCTGCATGTACCGGGTGTGGACAAGACCAAGCCGCCGCAAGACAGCCCTCAACTCTGA
- the ptsP gene encoding phosphoenolpyruvate--protein phosphotransferase has protein sequence MTPSKPLILLAPLSGVLLALDQVPDPVFSGRVIGDGLCIDPTSQTLCAPLAGVISNIQDSGHAVSVTDDNGVQVLLHIGLDTVNLAGQGFTRLVEEGQRVEAGQPLIEFDADHVALHARSLLTLMLVVSGEPFELLVADRALVEAGQPLLRVLPGQVLAELDEEEGNALFSKPLTVPNAHGLHARPAAVLAQAAKGFNSSIYLHKQTQSANAKSLVAIMALQTCQGDSVQVSAAGEDAEAAIQILVALLLDGCGETLPVAVEKTNTPAAPASSATVLRGVCASPGSAFGQLVQVAEPVLDIPEAGAGETFERAALARGLRAASEALQDMQAKAAGSAQAEIFRAHQELLEDPTLLEQAYSLLAEGKSAAFAWNRATVATAQLFEGLGKALLAERAADLADVGQRVLKLILGVPERSMELPECAILVAEQLTPSQTAGLDTGKVLGFVTVAGGATSHVAILARALGLPSICGVPSQVLDLANGKRVLLNADKGELHLEPDLAEIEQLQAVRQQQKLRLQREVAQASRAAVTRDGHHVEVTANVASLQEVEQSLTLGGEGVGLLRSEFLYLDRNRAPSAEEQAGTYSAIARALGTERNLVVRTLDVGGDKPLAYVPMESETNPFLGLRGIRLCLERPELLREQLRSILASAGLARLHIMLPMVSLLSELHLARKMLEEEALALGLTELPKLGIMIEVPSAALMADVFAPHVDFFSIGTNDLTQYTLAMDRDHPRLASQADSFHPAVLRLIDITVKAAHAHGKWVGVCGALASETVAVPVLIGLGVDELSVSVPLIPTIKATVRELDLHDCQIIARQVLGLEEAHQVREALRLYHAATVETSSVVEH, from the coding sequence ATGACCCCATCTAAACCCCTGATACTGCTGGCGCCCCTGTCCGGGGTCCTGCTGGCGCTGGATCAGGTACCCGACCCGGTATTTTCCGGTCGCGTGATCGGCGACGGCCTGTGCATCGACCCGACCTCGCAGACGCTCTGCGCGCCGTTGGCCGGGGTGATCAGCAACATTCAGGACAGCGGTCATGCGGTCAGTGTCACCGACGACAACGGCGTGCAGGTGTTGCTGCATATCGGTCTGGACACCGTGAACCTGGCTGGCCAGGGCTTCACCCGTCTGGTCGAGGAAGGCCAGCGGGTGGAGGCTGGGCAGCCGCTGATAGAGTTCGATGCCGACCATGTGGCGCTCCATGCACGCAGTCTGCTGACCTTGATGCTGGTGGTGAGCGGCGAGCCGTTTGAGCTGTTGGTGGCGGACCGGGCGTTGGTCGAGGCCGGCCAGCCACTGTTGCGAGTATTGCCCGGGCAGGTGTTGGCCGAGCTGGATGAGGAGGAGGGTAACGCGCTGTTTTCCAAGCCACTGACCGTGCCCAACGCTCATGGCTTGCACGCCCGGCCTGCGGCGGTGCTTGCCCAGGCTGCGAAAGGGTTCAACTCGAGCATTTACCTGCACAAGCAAACCCAGAGTGCGAATGCCAAGTCCCTGGTGGCGATCATGGCGCTGCAGACCTGCCAGGGCGACAGCGTGCAGGTGAGCGCGGCAGGCGAAGATGCCGAGGCGGCGATCCAGATACTGGTGGCGTTGTTGCTCGACGGCTGTGGCGAGACCTTGCCGGTAGCGGTCGAGAAAACCAACACGCCTGCCGCGCCGGCGTCTTCGGCCACCGTGTTGCGAGGTGTCTGTGCATCGCCGGGCTCGGCGTTCGGCCAGCTCGTCCAAGTGGCTGAGCCGGTGCTCGATATTCCCGAAGCTGGCGCCGGAGAAACCTTTGAGCGGGCCGCATTGGCGCGCGGCCTACGGGCGGCAAGCGAGGCGCTGCAAGACATGCAAGCCAAGGCGGCCGGCAGTGCCCAAGCCGAAATTTTCCGCGCCCATCAGGAATTGCTCGAAGATCCAACCCTGCTTGAACAAGCCTATAGCCTGCTGGCCGAGGGCAAGAGTGCCGCCTTTGCCTGGAACCGCGCCACAGTGGCGACCGCCCAACTCTTCGAGGGCTTGGGTAAGGCACTGCTCGCTGAACGTGCAGCGGACTTGGCCGACGTTGGTCAGCGCGTGCTCAAGTTGATCCTGGGCGTGCCCGAGCGATCCATGGAGCTGCCGGAGTGCGCCATCCTGGTCGCCGAGCAACTGACACCCTCACAAACCGCCGGCCTGGATACCGGTAAAGTCCTGGGCTTCGTCACGGTCGCCGGTGGCGCTACCAGTCATGTGGCAATCCTTGCGCGCGCGCTGGGCCTGCCGTCCATTTGTGGGGTGCCGAGCCAGGTATTGGACCTGGCCAACGGCAAACGGGTACTGCTCAATGCCGACAAAGGCGAGCTGCATCTGGAGCCGGACCTGGCTGAAATCGAACAATTGCAGGCGGTTCGCCAACAGCAAAAGCTGCGACTGCAACGTGAGGTGGCACAGGCCTCACGGGCGGCGGTCACCCGCGATGGGCATCACGTTGAAGTCACCGCCAATGTCGCCTCGTTGCAGGAAGTGGAGCAGTCCCTGACCCTGGGCGGGGAAGGCGTGGGCCTGCTGCGTTCGGAGTTCCTCTACCTGGACCGCAACCGCGCCCCGAGCGCCGAAGAGCAGGCTGGCACTTACAGCGCCATCGCCCGTGCCTTGGGCACCGAGCGCAACCTGGTGGTGCGCACCCTGGATGTGGGCGGCGACAAACCCTTGGCCTATGTGCCGATGGAAAGCGAGACCAACCCGTTCCTTGGCCTGCGCGGTATTCGGCTGTGCCTGGAGCGCCCCGAACTGCTGCGTGAACAGCTGCGCTCGATCCTTGCCAGTGCGGGCTTGGCGCGACTGCATATCATGTTGCCGATGGTCAGCCTGCTGTCGGAACTGCACCTGGCGCGCAAGATGCTCGAAGAAGAGGCGTTGGCGCTTGGGCTGACCGAGTTACCGAAGCTGGGCATCATGATCGAGGTCCCCAGCGCTGCGTTGATGGCGGATGTGTTTGCGCCCCATGTGGATTTCTTCTCCATCGGCACCAACGACCTGACCCAATACACCCTCGCCATGGACCGCGACCACCCGCGACTGGCCAGCCAGGCCGACAGTTTCCACCCGGCGGTACTGCGCCTGATCGACATCACGGTCAAAGCGGCCCATGCCCACGGCAAGTGGGTGGGGGTATGTGGTGCGCTGGCCTCCGAAACAGTAGCCGTGCCGGTATTGATCGGGCTCGGCGTGGATGAGCTGTCGGTCAGCGTGCCGCTGATCCCGACCATCAAGGCCACCGTGCGTGAGCTGGACCTGCACGACTGCCAGATCATCGCCCGCCAGGTGCTGGGCCTGGAAGAAGCCCATCAAGTGCGTGAGGCCCTGCGCCTGTACCACGCGGCCACCGTTGAAACCTCATCTGTCGTGGAGCACTGA
- a CDS encoding maltoporin: protein MKTKIKLGLIASCLAAPFGAQALEFAGYLRSGAGTSTGSGKQQCFQLPGAQTKYRLGNECEQYAELELRQDLLTLDDGSVFSVDAMASLYNQYDRALKFQGENNGSARMPQMYAQWSNLPSLNGGSLWAGRRYYKRNDIHISDFYYWNQSATGGGIEDVLIGGLKYSYALSRKDNLYQKEYATRHDFNVAGFNTNPGGELELGLSYIAKAGGRDANSGWALTAQHVQAAFLGGKNKFALQYGEGPGTGLGYTGNTALDRSSKSYRVVEFFDWQVTPRFGGQVEAVYQKDVRPGRQDQNWISLGVRPAYAISEQFKLVAELGHDQVDATGGTRKLSKFTFAPTWSPKGPEFWARPEVRLYYTYASWNQAAKRAANELAAGSALSDTGAYGTARHGSNMGVQVEYWWK from the coding sequence ATGAAAACAAAAATAAAGCTGGGTCTTATCGCCTCTTGCCTCGCTGCGCCGTTTGGCGCCCAGGCTCTGGAATTCGCCGGTTACTTGCGCAGCGGCGCAGGCACATCGACGGGCAGTGGCAAGCAGCAATGCTTCCAACTGCCAGGGGCGCAAACCAAGTACCGCTTGGGCAACGAATGCGAGCAGTACGCTGAACTGGAGTTGCGCCAGGACCTGCTGACCCTCGATGACGGGTCGGTGTTCAGCGTCGATGCCATGGCTTCCCTCTACAACCAGTACGACCGCGCCCTGAAATTCCAGGGCGAAAACAATGGTTCGGCGCGTATGCCGCAGATGTACGCGCAATGGTCCAACCTGCCCAGCCTCAACGGCGGTTCGCTATGGGCCGGGCGGCGTTACTACAAGCGTAACGACATCCATATCTCCGACTTCTACTACTGGAACCAGAGCGCCACCGGAGGGGGAATCGAGGACGTGCTGATCGGCGGCTTGAAATACAGCTACGCGCTGTCACGCAAGGACAACCTGTACCAGAAGGAATACGCCACCCGTCACGATTTCAACGTTGCAGGTTTCAATACCAACCCTGGCGGCGAGCTGGAGCTTGGCTTGAGCTACATCGCCAAGGCTGGCGGGCGTGACGCCAACAGCGGATGGGCGCTGACCGCGCAGCATGTACAAGCTGCATTCCTGGGGGGCAAGAACAAGTTTGCCCTCCAGTACGGTGAAGGCCCAGGCACCGGCCTGGGCTATACCGGCAATACCGCGTTGGACAGGAGCAGCAAAAGCTACCGGGTAGTGGAGTTCTTCGACTGGCAGGTGACCCCGCGTTTCGGCGGGCAAGTTGAAGCGGTGTACCAGAAAGACGTGCGCCCAGGGCGCCAGGACCAGAATTGGATCTCCCTCGGCGTGCGCCCGGCGTATGCCATCAGCGAGCAATTCAAACTGGTCGCTGAGCTGGGTCACGATCAGGTTGACGCCACGGGGGGCACGCGCAAGTTGAGCAAATTCACGTTCGCTCCGACCTGGTCGCCCAAAGGTCCTGAATTCTGGGCTCGGCCGGAAGTGCGGTTGTATTACACCTATGCGTCCTGGAACCAGGCGGCCAAGCGTGCGGCCAATGAGCTGGCGGCGGGTTCGGCGTTATCCGATACCGGTGCCTATGGCACTGCGCGGCATGGCTCGAACATGGGTGTACAAGTCGAGTACTGGTGGAAGTAA
- a CDS encoding PTS transporter subunit EIIB: MFEKLQRAFWKALTPDLVAETVAAPTPSLLSAEVLSALGGEGNVTSQQRVALTRVRVQLKEVGGLDESALKAAGVPAVMVLPGGVVHLLTGL, translated from the coding sequence ATGTTCGAGAAATTGCAGCGGGCGTTCTGGAAAGCCCTGACCCCGGACCTGGTGGCCGAGACAGTTGCCGCGCCGACACCGAGCCTGTTGTCGGCCGAGGTGCTGAGTGCATTGGGTGGGGAGGGGAACGTCACGTCACAGCAGCGCGTGGCGCTGACGCGTGTGAGGGTGCAATTGAAGGAGGTGGGTGGGTTGGATGAGTCGGCGTTGAAGGCTGCCGGTGTACCCGCAGTAATGGTACTGCCGGGCGGCGTGGTCCATCTGCTCACCGGCCTATAA